A part of Arachis hypogaea cultivar Tifrunner chromosome 12, arahy.Tifrunner.gnm2.J5K5, whole genome shotgun sequence genomic DNA contains:
- the LOC112726245 gene encoding uncharacterized protein isoform X2 — translation MNPPQFARPNSPVSSCRDGIIVTIKARKTGWMGKWMVFNYPYSPPDDLPRMKAQEEAPQPPPPPPPPSREFSMIMDELRRMRRYMKEQFTSIVPKKPQSEPSPPSPVYYTPSSKHSEKTGWMVSDCPPPDDPPLPQGGDDVQAKMDRMKAYKKAPLPPPPLPPPSSREFSMILDELRRMHRYMEGKFTSILREQARQRDAIVPKKPQSEPSDEYAPLSPVYYPPSSEHSAEPSDKTGWMVSDCPPPDDRPLPQGGVEVQAKMDRMKAQEEALQPPPPPSRESTIILDELRRIHRYMEGKFTSILREQARQRDSKWDDCGVVDKETHKRKNHHEGDVMEETCKKKAKFVEGSEEFGQFPADGKMINEVGHIGASLQEVGARLVSIGRTQELEKEQLAARVKELETKVSEAFGQGFYRAVTQVKAVFPEIDVDKLDVTKVVLDGKLVDEDATEILGRQL, via the exons ATGAACCCCCCACAATTCGCAAGACCTAATTCTCCGGTTTCCAGTTGCAGAGATGGAATCATCGTCACCATCAAAGCGCG CAAAACGGGATGGATGGGGAAATGGATGGTGTTCAATTATCCTTATTCTCCTCCTGATGATCTACCACGGATGAAAGCTCAAGAAGAAGCACCTCAacctccaccacctcctcctcctccttctcgaGAGTTTTCCATGATTATGGATGAATTGAGGAGAATGCGTCGATACATGAAGGAGCAATTCACATCCATAGTTCCTAAGAAACCCCAATCTGAGCCATCTCCTCCGAGTCCCGTGTATTATACTCCTTCCTCCAAACACTCTGA GAAAACGGGATGGATGGTGTCCGATTGTCCTCCTCCCGATGATCCACCACTACCACAAGGCGGTGATGATGTTCAAGCCAAGATGGATCGGATGAAAGCTTATAAAAAAGCACCTCTACctccaccacctcttcctcctccttcttctcgaGAGTTTTCCATGATTCTGGATGAGTTGAGGAGAATGCATCGATACATGGAGGGGAAATTCACATCCATTCTCCGGGAACAAGCTCGACAAAGGGATGCCATAGTTCCTAAGAAACCCCAATCTGAGCCATCTGATGAGTATGCTCCTCTGAGTCCCGTGTATTATCCTCCTTCCTCCGAACACTCAGCGGAGCCATCTGA CAAAACGGGATGGATGGTGTCCGAttgtcctcctcctgatgatcgaCCACTACCACAAGGTGGTGTTGAAGTTCAAGCTAAGATGGATCGGATGAAAGCTCAAGAAGAAGCACTtcaacctcctcctcctccttctcgaGAGTCTACCATAATTCTGGATGAGTTGAGGAGAATCCATCGATACATGGAGGGGAAATTCACATCCATTCTCCGGGAACAAGCTCGCCAAAG GGACTCCAAGTGGGATGATTGTGGTGTTGTGGACAAAGAGACACACAAGAGGAAAAACCATCATGAAGGTGATGTCATGGAAGAGACATGCAAAAAGAAGGCCAAATTTGTGGAAGGCTCAGAGGAG TTTGGCCAATTCCCTGCTGATGGGAAGATGATCAATGAAGTGGGACACATAGGTGCCAGTTTGCAg GAGGTTGGTGCTCGCCTTGTATCCATTGGTCGGACACAAGAGCTTGAAAAGGAACAACTTGCTGCTCGTGTAAAGGAATTGGAAACTAAAGTGTCCGAGGCTTTTGGTCAAGGGTTCTATCGAGCCGTGACCCAGGTTAAGGCTGTTTTTCCTGAAATTGATGTGGATAAGCTGGATGTGACCAAGGTGGTTTTAGATGGGAAGCTTGTGGATGAAGATGCTACTG aaatattaggaagacagcTGTAA
- the LOC112726245 gene encoding uncharacterized protein isoform X1 yields MESSSPSKRGKTYSEVFFPLPPLNRESSIIMYELRTIYRYMEEQFSSIIREQARQKGAIVPQYECVTLCLLDIPDDYVPLSPMYSPHSSEHSAKPFDKTGWMGKWMVFNYPYSPPDDLPRMKAQEEAPQPPPPPPPPSREFSMIMDELRRMRRYMKEQFTSIVPKKPQSEPSPPSPVYYTPSSKHSEKTGWMVSDCPPPDDPPLPQGGDDVQAKMDRMKAYKKAPLPPPPLPPPSSREFSMILDELRRMHRYMEGKFTSILREQARQRDAIVPKKPQSEPSDEYAPLSPVYYPPSSEHSAEPSDKTGWMVSDCPPPDDRPLPQGGVEVQAKMDRMKAQEEALQPPPPPSRESTIILDELRRIHRYMEGKFTSILREQARQRDSKWDDCGVVDKETHKRKNHHEGDVMEETCKKKAKFVEGSEEFGQFPADGKMINEVGHIGASLQEVGARLVSIGRTQELEKEQLAARVKELETKVSEAFGQGFYRAVTQVKAVFPEIDVDKLDVTKVVLDGKLVDEDATEILGRQL; encoded by the exons ATGGAATCATCGTCACCATCAAAGCGCGGTAAGACCTATTCGGAAGTGTTTTTTCCACTTCCTCCTCTTAATCGAGAGTCTTCCATCATTATGTATGAGTTGAGGACAATCTATCGATACATGGAGGAGCAATTCTCATCAATTATCCGGGAACAAGCTCGACAAAAGGGTGCCATAGTACCCCAATATGAGTGTGTTACTCTGTGTCTCTTGGATATTCCTGATGACTATGTTCCTCTGAGTCCCATGTATAGTCCTCATTCCTCCGAACACTCAGCGAAGCCATTTGA CAAAACGGGATGGATGGGGAAATGGATGGTGTTCAATTATCCTTATTCTCCTCCTGATGATCTACCACGGATGAAAGCTCAAGAAGAAGCACCTCAacctccaccacctcctcctcctccttctcgaGAGTTTTCCATGATTATGGATGAATTGAGGAGAATGCGTCGATACATGAAGGAGCAATTCACATCCATAGTTCCTAAGAAACCCCAATCTGAGCCATCTCCTCCGAGTCCCGTGTATTATACTCCTTCCTCCAAACACTCTGA GAAAACGGGATGGATGGTGTCCGATTGTCCTCCTCCCGATGATCCACCACTACCACAAGGCGGTGATGATGTTCAAGCCAAGATGGATCGGATGAAAGCTTATAAAAAAGCACCTCTACctccaccacctcttcctcctccttcttctcgaGAGTTTTCCATGATTCTGGATGAGTTGAGGAGAATGCATCGATACATGGAGGGGAAATTCACATCCATTCTCCGGGAACAAGCTCGACAAAGGGATGCCATAGTTCCTAAGAAACCCCAATCTGAGCCATCTGATGAGTATGCTCCTCTGAGTCCCGTGTATTATCCTCCTTCCTCCGAACACTCAGCGGAGCCATCTGA CAAAACGGGATGGATGGTGTCCGAttgtcctcctcctgatgatcgaCCACTACCACAAGGTGGTGTTGAAGTTCAAGCTAAGATGGATCGGATGAAAGCTCAAGAAGAAGCACTtcaacctcctcctcctccttctcgaGAGTCTACCATAATTCTGGATGAGTTGAGGAGAATCCATCGATACATGGAGGGGAAATTCACATCCATTCTCCGGGAACAAGCTCGCCAAAG GGACTCCAAGTGGGATGATTGTGGTGTTGTGGACAAAGAGACACACAAGAGGAAAAACCATCATGAAGGTGATGTCATGGAAGAGACATGCAAAAAGAAGGCCAAATTTGTGGAAGGCTCAGAGGAG TTTGGCCAATTCCCTGCTGATGGGAAGATGATCAATGAAGTGGGACACATAGGTGCCAGTTTGCAg GAGGTTGGTGCTCGCCTTGTATCCATTGGTCGGACACAAGAGCTTGAAAAGGAACAACTTGCTGCTCGTGTAAAGGAATTGGAAACTAAAGTGTCCGAGGCTTTTGGTCAAGGGTTCTATCGAGCCGTGACCCAGGTTAAGGCTGTTTTTCCTGAAATTGATGTGGATAAGCTGGATGTGACCAAGGTGGTTTTAGATGGGAAGCTTGTGGATGAAGATGCTACTG aaatattaggaagacagcTGTAA
- the LOC112726246 gene encoding serine/threonine-protein kinase BSK3, with protein MGIQCSRFFPCCMNSQVKASVPETPDAENEDTSEVSNWPMFCEFSLEQLKNATSGFAVENIVSEHGEKAPNVVYKGKLENQMRIAVKRFNRNAWPDSRQFLEEARSVGQLRNQRLANLLGCCCEGDERLLVAEYMPNETLAKHLFHWETQPMKWAMRLRVVLHLAQALEYCTSKGRALYHDLNAYRVLFDEDGNPRLSSFGLMKNSRDGKSYGTNLAFTPPEYLRTGRVTPESVIYSFGTLLLDLLSGKHIPPSHALDLIRDRNLQMLTDSCLEGQFSDDDGTELVRLASRCLQYEPRERPNPKSLVAALAPLQKETEVPSDVLMGIPHSAATFASLSPLGEACARKDLTAIHEVLEKLGYKDDEGVANELSFQMWTDQMQETLNCKKKGDVAFRQKDFKLAIECYTQFIDAGTMVSPTVYARRSLCYLISDMYQEALNDAVQTRVISPVWHIAFYLESVALGGLGMENEAQVAIKEATTLEAKRSSNAKQK; from the exons ATGGGGATTCAGTGCTCCAGATTCTTTCCATGTTGTATGAATTCACAAGTTAAGGCATCTGTTCCTGAAACTCCAGATGCCG AAAATGAGGACACAAGTGAGGTCAGTAACTGGCCTATGTTCTGTGAATTTTCTCTAGAGCAACTTAAGAATGCTACCTCTGGTTTTGCTGTTGAGAATATTGTATCCGAACATGGAGAGAAGGCACCAAATGTTGTTTATAAAGGGAAGCTGGAGAATCAAATGAGGATTGCCGTTAAACGATTCAACAGAAATGCTTGGCCTGATTCGCGGCAGTTTTTG GAGGAAGCAAGATCGGTTGGTCAGCTTCGGAACCAGAGACTAGCAAATTTgcttggttgttgttgtgaagGAGATGAAAGGTTGCTTGTGGCTGAATATATGCCCAATGAAACACTTGCAAAGCACCTTTTCCATT GGGAAACACAACCCATGAAATGGGCAATGCGGCTAAGAGTTGTTCTACATCTTGCACAAGCTCTAGAGTACTGTACAAGTAAAGGGCGAGCACTCTATCACGACCTTAATGCATATCGGGTTCTATTTGATGAG GATGGTAATCCTAGGCTTTCGAGTTTCGGCCTCATGAAAAATAGTAGGGATGGGAAAAGTTACGGCACAAATTTGGCATTTACCCCTCCGGAGTATCTCAGAACCG GGAGAGTAACACCGGAAAGTGTGATTTATAGCTTTGGCACTCTTTTGCTGGACCTTCTCAGTGGGAAACATATCCCCCCAAGTCAT GCCCTTGATTTGATTCGGGACAGAAATCTTCAGATGCTAACAGATTCTTGTTTGGAAGGGCAATTTTCTGATGATGATGGGACTGAGTTGGTGCGGTTAGCGTCACGGTGTTTACAGTACGAACCTCGAGAACGGCCTAATCCGAAATCGTTAGTGGCTGCACTGGCTCCTCTTCAAAAGGAAACAGAG GTTCCTTCAGATGTCTTGATGGGAATTCCACATAGTGCTGCTACTTTTGCTTCATTGTCTCCACTTGGTGAAGCATGTGCAAGAAAGGACTTGACTGCCATACATGAAGTTCTGGAAAAACTTGGCTATAAAGATGATGAAGGAGTGGCAAATGAG TTATCATTCCAGATGTGGACTGATCAAATGCAGGAGACATTGAATTGTAAGAAAAAGGGCGACGTTGCTTTCCGGCAGAAAGATTTTAAACTAGCAATTGAATGCTACACGCAG TTCATTGATGCCGGAACGATGGTTTCTCCTACAGTCTATGCACGACGCAGTCTGTGTTATCTTATTAGCGACATGTATCAGGAAGCACTGAACGATGCAGTGCAAACAAGAGTGATTTCCCCTGTATGGCACATTGCATTTTATCTTGAATCTGTTGCACTTGGAGGACTTGGAATGGAGAATGAAGCACAAGTAGCAATTAAAGAAGCTACAACACTTGAAGCTAAGAGGAGTTCAAATGCTAAACAAAAGTGA
- the LOC112726247 gene encoding uncharacterized protein — translation MSLLSPKTEKLVKRVTIVATVTASYFLLTADYGPQPNALDPVKKQILSAQSTVKEYIFGSKRESQENNLAKLDSGKENP, via the exons ATGAGTTTGTTGAGTCCAAAAACGGAGAAGCTGGTGAAAAGGGTAACCATTGTTGCAACCGTCACCGCTTCCTATTTCCTCTTGACCGCTGATTATGGCCCTCAGCCTAACGCTCTCGACCCT GTTAAGAAGCAAATACTTTCAGCTCAGAGTACCGTGAAGGAGTACATTTTCGGATCAAAGAGAGAGTCTCAAGAAAATAACCTGGCGAAATTGGACAGCGGCAAGGAGAATCCATGA
- the LOC112726248 gene encoding voltage-dependent chloride channel 1, chloroplastic isoform X2, translated as MNQYHTNPTTTTTKFYSQFTPKCNHLNHHNPKPLSFNLTISSSLKNQSQDPSKDPPFSQTLTSIFLSLPDWADAVKERGMQRKRGLYTHTEWLQHRSSLRHLRHLLSTLSSRVVLSLLPPVLAFTTFAAAIAAYNSAVSAHFLLPEYFPVLRASSLPYQLTAPALALLLVFRTEASYARFVEGKKAWTKVIAGAHDFATQVMAVVESPSDLPLKKALLQYIMAFPVVLKESKISCFQDGIGICEQLMGIPIPLSYTRLTSRFLVLWHLTLPVILWDDCHWMVVPATFISAASLFCIEEVGVLIEEPFPMLALDALCQKAHNDIQESIEAENLIHTQLVAKQKKAKKHSQSGHTKEHSPNGWPNS; from the exons ATGAACCAATACCACACAAACCCCACCACCACTACTACCAAATTTTATTCCCAATTCACCCCAAAATGCAACCACCTCAACCATCACAACCCCAAACCTCTCTCCTTCAACCTCACCATATCTTCTTCTCTCAAAAACCAATCACAAGACCCATCAAAGGATCCTCCTTTTTCACAAACCCTAACTTCAATTTTCCTCTCGCTGCCGGACTGGGCCGACGCCGTCAAAGAGCGTGGCATGCAGAGGAAGAGGGGACTCTACACCCACACCGAGTGGCTCCAGCACCGCTCCTCCCTCCGCCACCTCCGCCACCTCCTCTCGACCCTCTCCTCCCGTGTCGTCCTCTCTTTGCTCCCTCCAGTCCTCGCATTCACAACCTTCGCCGCCGCTATCGCCGCCTACAACTCCGCCGTCTCCGCACACTTCCTGCTCCCGGAGTATTTCCCGGTTCTCAGGGCTTCTTCTCTGCCTTACCAGCTCACCGCACCCGCCCTGGCCCTCCTCCTCGTTTTCCGAACCGAGGCTTCATACGCAAG ATTTGTGGAGGGGAAGAAGGCATGGACCAAGGTCATTGCTGGGGCACACGATTTTGCTACGCAGGTTATGGCTGTTGTTGAGAGTCCTTCGGATTTGCCTCTCAAGAAGGCACTTTTGCAGTACATCATGGCATTTCCTGTTGTGCTTAAG GAATCAAAGATCTCTTGTTTCCAAGACGGGATTGGCATCTGTGAACAACTTATGGGTATTCCCATTCCACTATCATATACTCGCTTGACGTCAAGGTTTCTTGTCCTGTGGCATTTAACGCTCCCTGTCATACTTTGGGATGATTGTCATTGGATGGTGGTTCCTGCTACCTTCATTAGTGCTGCTTCTTTGTTCTGCATTGAAGAA GTTGGAGTTCTTATAGAGGAGCCATTTCCTATGCTTGCACTTGATGCTCTGTGCCAAAAGGCCCATAACGACATCCAAGAATCAATTGAAGCTGAAAACTTAATCCACACTCAACTTGTTGCAAAGCAAAAGAAGGCAAAGAAGCACTCCCAGAGCGGCCACACGAAGGAGCATTCACCAAATGGCTGGCCTAATTCCTAG
- the LOC112726248 gene encoding voltage-dependent chloride channel 1, chloroplastic isoform X1, which translates to MNQYHTNPTTTTTKFYSQFTPKCNHLNHHNPKPLSFNLTISSSLKNQSQDPSKDPPFSQTLTSIFLSLPDWADAVKERGMQRKRGLYTHTEWLQHRSSLRHLRHLLSTLSSRVVLSLLPPVLAFTTFAAAIAAYNSAVSAHFLLPEYFPVLRASSLPYQLTAPALALLLVFRTEASYARFVEGKKAWTKVIAGAHDFATQVMAVVESPSDLPLKKALLQYIMAFPVVLKCHVLYGSDVRSDLQHVLEVDDLAIVINSKHRPRCIVDFISQSIHLLKLEDARRSALESKISCFQDGIGICEQLMGIPIPLSYTRLTSRFLVLWHLTLPVILWDDCHWMVVPATFISAASLFCIEEVGVLIEEPFPMLALDALCQKAHNDIQESIEAENLIHTQLVAKQKKAKKHSQSGHTKEHSPNGWPNS; encoded by the exons ATGAACCAATACCACACAAACCCCACCACCACTACTACCAAATTTTATTCCCAATTCACCCCAAAATGCAACCACCTCAACCATCACAACCCCAAACCTCTCTCCTTCAACCTCACCATATCTTCTTCTCTCAAAAACCAATCACAAGACCCATCAAAGGATCCTCCTTTTTCACAAACCCTAACTTCAATTTTCCTCTCGCTGCCGGACTGGGCCGACGCCGTCAAAGAGCGTGGCATGCAGAGGAAGAGGGGACTCTACACCCACACCGAGTGGCTCCAGCACCGCTCCTCCCTCCGCCACCTCCGCCACCTCCTCTCGACCCTCTCCTCCCGTGTCGTCCTCTCTTTGCTCCCTCCAGTCCTCGCATTCACAACCTTCGCCGCCGCTATCGCCGCCTACAACTCCGCCGTCTCCGCACACTTCCTGCTCCCGGAGTATTTCCCGGTTCTCAGGGCTTCTTCTCTGCCTTACCAGCTCACCGCACCCGCCCTGGCCCTCCTCCTCGTTTTCCGAACCGAGGCTTCATACGCAAG ATTTGTGGAGGGGAAGAAGGCATGGACCAAGGTCATTGCTGGGGCACACGATTTTGCTACGCAGGTTATGGCTGTTGTTGAGAGTCCTTCGGATTTGCCTCTCAAGAAGGCACTTTTGCAGTACATCATGGCATTTCCTGTTGTGCTTAAG TGTCATGTGTTGTATGGTTCAGATGTTAGGAGTGATCTTCAGCATGTGCTAGAAGTAGATGATCTAGCTATAGTGATTAATTCGAAACATAGACCTCGGTGCATTGTTGACTTCATATCTCAAAGCATTCATCTGCTAAAGTTGGAGGATGCCAGAAGAAGTGCATTG GAATCAAAGATCTCTTGTTTCCAAGACGGGATTGGCATCTGTGAACAACTTATGGGTATTCCCATTCCACTATCATATACTCGCTTGACGTCAAGGTTTCTTGTCCTGTGGCATTTAACGCTCCCTGTCATACTTTGGGATGATTGTCATTGGATGGTGGTTCCTGCTACCTTCATTAGTGCTGCTTCTTTGTTCTGCATTGAAGAA GTTGGAGTTCTTATAGAGGAGCCATTTCCTATGCTTGCACTTGATGCTCTGTGCCAAAAGGCCCATAACGACATCCAAGAATCAATTGAAGCTGAAAACTTAATCCACACTCAACTTGTTGCAAAGCAAAAGAAGGCAAAGAAGCACTCCCAGAGCGGCCACACGAAGGAGCATTCACCAAATGGCTGGCCTAATTCCTAG